One Triticum dicoccoides isolate Atlit2015 ecotype Zavitan chromosome 4B, WEW_v2.0, whole genome shotgun sequence genomic window carries:
- the LOC119295431 gene encoding transcription factor LHW-like isoform X3, which produces MAVGDALRRLCEEIGWSYAVFWKAIGAADPVHLVWEDGYCGHTPCPAGSEASQARAAELGCSAAVDSICSLVRKDMAEQVHVVGEGTVGRVAFTGSHQWIIHGTADDHGLSSEVASEMHYQFRAGIKTIAIIPVLPRGVLQLGSTGVVMENTSFVMHAKKLCSQLNQRSSMASSASVKSTSNQSRPLHGASNIQAADNSFSQFPVIREQYRRSDSATASSSKSLNASLFEAAQQNGLTGREHIVYGKPNDMFVQQASYCDNRLGSNTQSAEISSGLVPSSLASVEQQQMLMNTIGQLEFGSGTDLARSALLKSLLYRNPFMHETSDMKLSHGRVGLPQGTAGHGSYGFLPGSAGVVSTTLCTSSQVSEQGSHSSSGMLRQKQPPVSCNVPQSSEFTMKMVHQERRSSEGALPVSSQSDVQVSNCLNGMSQENLLSRSGHMQKDQNADRANDPRVAVSTQGVKNMDGCMLPAMPSETTHSLLLQPTWDNDLFDIFGSEFHQLGHNVDANLVSSCDAKSHSLDREATEPSICLDSSSLFSSLDNDFPCSGIFSLTDTDQLLDAVISNVNPSSKQSSDDNASCKTALTDIPNISHFGLEELKQCDSSGIPSTVIKNESTQIVKQPYYFDKTEDGCLSQNNGAQKSQIRLWIENGQNMKCESASASNSKGLDTQSKSNRKRSRPGESSKARPKDRQLIQDRIKELREMVPNGAKQCSIDALLEKTVKHMLFLQSVTKHADKLKDSTESKILGSENGPVWKDYFEGGATWAFDVGSQSMTCPIIVEDLDRPRQMLVEMICEDRGIFLEIADFIKGLGLTILRGVMEARKSKIWARFTVEANRDVTRMEIFLSLVRLLEPNCDGSGAAENPNSVNMPLGLVRQPVIPATGGIQ; this is translated from the exons GCATTTGGTGTGGGAGGACGGCTACTGCGGCCACACGCCATGCCCCGCCGGATCTGAGGCTTCTCAAGCTCGGGCCGCTGAGCTCGGGTGTTCTGCTGCTGTTGACAGCATTTGCTCACTCGTTCGGAAGGACATGGCCGAGCAGGTTCATGTCGTTGGAGAAGG GACCGTCGGCCGTGTTGCCTTCACTGGCAGTCATCAATGGATCATCCATGGTACTGCGGATGATCACGGGCTCTCATCCGAG GTTGCTTCTGAGATGCATTATCAGTTCAGAGCTGGCATTAAG ACTATTGCGATTATTCCTGTGCTACCACGCGGCGTGCTACAATTAGGCTCTACTGGTGTG GTTATGGAGAACACAAGTTTTGTGATGCATGCAAAGAAATTGTGCTCTCAGCTGAACCAGCGATCAAGTATGGCTTCATCTGCTTCAGTAAAAAGTACTTCGAATCAGTCGCGTCCTCTGCATGGTGCCTCAAACATCCAAGCTGCAGACAATTCCTTCAGTCAATTCCCAGTGATACGTGAACAATACAGACGATCTGATAGCGCAACTGCATCAAGTAGCAAATCACTAAATGCATCTTTGTTTGAGGCTGCACAACAGAATGGTCTAACTGGTAGAGAGCATATTGTCTATGGCAAGCCTAACGATATGTTTGTACAACAAGCGTCTTATTGTGATAATCGACTTGGAAGTAATACACAGAGTGCTGAAATAAGCTCTGGTTTGGTCCCATCGAGCTTGGCATCAGTGGAGCAACAGCAAATGCTGATGAACACCATTGGACAGTTAGAATTTGGTAGCGGTACAGATTTGGCACGGAGTGCACTGCTAAAATCACTTTTATACCGAAATCCTTTTATGCATGAAACTAGTGACATGAAGCTGTCACATGGAAGAGTTGGCCTACCCCAAGGGACTGCTGGTCATGGGAGTTATGGTTTCCTCCCTGGAAGTGCCGGAGTAGTCAGTACTACCTTATGTACATCAAGTCAAGTATCAGAACAAGGAAGCCATTCCAGTTCAGGAATGTTACGGCAGAAGCAACCTCCAGTTTCTTGTAATGTTCCCCAATCTTCTGAATTCACCATGAAAATGGTGCACCAAGAAAGAAGGTCATCTGAAGGTGCTCTGCCTGTATCTTCTCAATCTGATGTTCAGGTTTCTAATTGCTTGAATGGCATGTCCCAGGAGAATCTATTGAGTAGGTCAGGTCATATGCAGAAAGATCAAAATGCCGATAGAGCAAATGATCCACGTGTTGCTGTGAGCACACAAGGTGTGAAGAATATGGATGGTTGCATGCTGCCAGCTATGCCCAGTGAGACAACTCACTCTTTGCTTTTGCAGCCAACATGGGATAATGACTTGTTTGATATATTTGGTTCTGAATTTCATCAGTTGGGTCATAATGTGGATGCTAATTTGGTGTCCTCCTGTGATGCAAAATCTCATAGTTTAGACAGAGAGGCAACTGAACCCTCGATTTGTCTTGATTCTTCTTCACTCTTCAGTTCACTAGACAATGACTTTCCCTGTTCCGGGATCTTCTCACTAACTGATACTGATCAATTACTGGATGCTGTCATCTCAAATGTCAACCCCAGCAGTAAGCAGAGTTCTGATGACAATGCTTCTTGCAAGACTGCATTGACTGACATTCCAAACATTTCTCATTTTGGTTTGGAAGAGTTAAAGCAATGTGACTCCTCTGGCATTCCTTCAACGGTAATCAAGAATGAGTCCACACAGATTGTTAAACAACCATATTACTTCGATAAGACTGAAGATGGTTGTCTTTCCCAAAATAATGGAGCACAGAAATCTCAGATACGTCTTTGGATTGAGAATGGTCAGAACATGAAATGTGAAAGTGCATCAGCTTCTAACAGCAAAGGTCTTGATACACAAAGCAAGTCAAATCGAAAGAGATCTCGACCTGGAGAGAGTTCTAAGGCACGGCCAAAGGATCGGCAGCTGATACAGGATCGTATAAAGGAGCTCCGAGAAATGGTGCCTAATGGAGCTAAG CAGTGCAGCATTGATGCTTTGTTGGAGAAGACAGTTAAGCACATGCTCTTCTTGCAAAGCGTTACAAAGCATGCAGACAAGCTCAAGGATTCTACTGAATCTAAG ATACTTGGCAGTGAGAACGGTCCTGTGTGGAAAGACTACTTTGAAGGCGGTGCAACCTGGGCCTTTGATGTTGGCTCTCAGTCTATGACATGTccaatcatcgttgaggatcttGACAGACCACGTCAGATGCTTGTGGAG ATGATTTGTGAGGATAGAGGCATCTTCTTGGAGATAGCTGATTTCATCAAAGGACTTGGGTTGACCATCCTGAGGGGTGTAATGGAAGCACGTAAAAGTAAAATCTGGGCACGCTTTACCGTTGAG GCAAACAGGGACGTAACCAGAATGGAGATCTTTCTGTCGCTTGTACGGTTATTGGAACCCAACTGTGATGGCAGCGGAGCAGCAGAGAATCCCAACAGTGTGAACATGCCTCTTGGTTTGGTTCGCCAACCTGTCATCCCGGCAACAGGTGGTATCCAGTGA
- the LOC119295431 gene encoding transcription factor LHW-like isoform X1 codes for MAVGDALRRLCEEIGWSYAVFWKAIGAADPVHLVWEDGYCGHTPCPAGSEASQARAAELGCSAAVDSICSLVRKDMAEQVHVVGEGTVGRVAFTGSHQWIIHGTADDHGLSSEVASEMHYQFRAGIKTIAIIPVLPRGVLQLGSTGVQVMENTSFVMHAKKLCSQLNQRSSMASSASVKSTSNQSRPLHGASNIQAADNSFSQFPVIREQYRRSDSATASSSKSLNASLFEAAQQNGLTGREHIVYGKPNDMFVQQASYCDNRLGSNTQSAEISSGLVPSSLASVEQQQMLMNTIGQLEFGSGTDLARSALLKSLLYRNPFMHETSDMKLSHGRVGLPQGTAGHGSYGFLPGSAGVVSTTLCTSSQVSEQGSHSSSGMLRQKQPPVSCNVPQSSEFTMKMVHQERRSSEGALPVSSQSDVQVSNCLNGMSQENLLSRSGHMQKDQNADRANDPRVAVSTQGVKNMDGCMLPAMPSETTHSLLLQPTWDNDLFDIFGSEFHQLGHNVDANLVSSCDAKSHSLDREATEPSICLDSSSLFSSLDNDFPCSGIFSLTDTDQLLDAVISNVNPSSKQSSDDNASCKTALTDIPNISHFGLEELKQCDSSGIPSTVIKNESTQIVKQPYYFDKTEDGCLSQNNGAQKSQIRLWIENGQNMKCESASASNSKGLDTQSKSNRKRSRPGESSKARPKDRQLIQDRIKELREMVPNGAKQCSIDALLEKTVKHMLFLQSVTKHADKLKDSTESKILGSENGPVWKDYFEGGATWAFDVGSQSMTCPIIVEDLDRPRQMLVEMICEDRGIFLEIADFIKGLGLTILRGVMEARKSKIWARFTVEANRDVTRMEIFLSLVRLLEPNCDGSGAAENPNSVNMPLGLVRQPVIPATGGIQ; via the exons GCATTTGGTGTGGGAGGACGGCTACTGCGGCCACACGCCATGCCCCGCCGGATCTGAGGCTTCTCAAGCTCGGGCCGCTGAGCTCGGGTGTTCTGCTGCTGTTGACAGCATTTGCTCACTCGTTCGGAAGGACATGGCCGAGCAGGTTCATGTCGTTGGAGAAGG GACCGTCGGCCGTGTTGCCTTCACTGGCAGTCATCAATGGATCATCCATGGTACTGCGGATGATCACGGGCTCTCATCCGAG GTTGCTTCTGAGATGCATTATCAGTTCAGAGCTGGCATTAAG ACTATTGCGATTATTCCTGTGCTACCACGCGGCGTGCTACAATTAGGCTCTACTGGTGTG CAGGTTATGGAGAACACAAGTTTTGTGATGCATGCAAAGAAATTGTGCTCTCAGCTGAACCAGCGATCAAGTATGGCTTCATCTGCTTCAGTAAAAAGTACTTCGAATCAGTCGCGTCCTCTGCATGGTGCCTCAAACATCCAAGCTGCAGACAATTCCTTCAGTCAATTCCCAGTGATACGTGAACAATACAGACGATCTGATAGCGCAACTGCATCAAGTAGCAAATCACTAAATGCATCTTTGTTTGAGGCTGCACAACAGAATGGTCTAACTGGTAGAGAGCATATTGTCTATGGCAAGCCTAACGATATGTTTGTACAACAAGCGTCTTATTGTGATAATCGACTTGGAAGTAATACACAGAGTGCTGAAATAAGCTCTGGTTTGGTCCCATCGAGCTTGGCATCAGTGGAGCAACAGCAAATGCTGATGAACACCATTGGACAGTTAGAATTTGGTAGCGGTACAGATTTGGCACGGAGTGCACTGCTAAAATCACTTTTATACCGAAATCCTTTTATGCATGAAACTAGTGACATGAAGCTGTCACATGGAAGAGTTGGCCTACCCCAAGGGACTGCTGGTCATGGGAGTTATGGTTTCCTCCCTGGAAGTGCCGGAGTAGTCAGTACTACCTTATGTACATCAAGTCAAGTATCAGAACAAGGAAGCCATTCCAGTTCAGGAATGTTACGGCAGAAGCAACCTCCAGTTTCTTGTAATGTTCCCCAATCTTCTGAATTCACCATGAAAATGGTGCACCAAGAAAGAAGGTCATCTGAAGGTGCTCTGCCTGTATCTTCTCAATCTGATGTTCAGGTTTCTAATTGCTTGAATGGCATGTCCCAGGAGAATCTATTGAGTAGGTCAGGTCATATGCAGAAAGATCAAAATGCCGATAGAGCAAATGATCCACGTGTTGCTGTGAGCACACAAGGTGTGAAGAATATGGATGGTTGCATGCTGCCAGCTATGCCCAGTGAGACAACTCACTCTTTGCTTTTGCAGCCAACATGGGATAATGACTTGTTTGATATATTTGGTTCTGAATTTCATCAGTTGGGTCATAATGTGGATGCTAATTTGGTGTCCTCCTGTGATGCAAAATCTCATAGTTTAGACAGAGAGGCAACTGAACCCTCGATTTGTCTTGATTCTTCTTCACTCTTCAGTTCACTAGACAATGACTTTCCCTGTTCCGGGATCTTCTCACTAACTGATACTGATCAATTACTGGATGCTGTCATCTCAAATGTCAACCCCAGCAGTAAGCAGAGTTCTGATGACAATGCTTCTTGCAAGACTGCATTGACTGACATTCCAAACATTTCTCATTTTGGTTTGGAAGAGTTAAAGCAATGTGACTCCTCTGGCATTCCTTCAACGGTAATCAAGAATGAGTCCACACAGATTGTTAAACAACCATATTACTTCGATAAGACTGAAGATGGTTGTCTTTCCCAAAATAATGGAGCACAGAAATCTCAGATACGTCTTTGGATTGAGAATGGTCAGAACATGAAATGTGAAAGTGCATCAGCTTCTAACAGCAAAGGTCTTGATACACAAAGCAAGTCAAATCGAAAGAGATCTCGACCTGGAGAGAGTTCTAAGGCACGGCCAAAGGATCGGCAGCTGATACAGGATCGTATAAAGGAGCTCCGAGAAATGGTGCCTAATGGAGCTAAG CAGTGCAGCATTGATGCTTTGTTGGAGAAGACAGTTAAGCACATGCTCTTCTTGCAAAGCGTTACAAAGCATGCAGACAAGCTCAAGGATTCTACTGAATCTAAG ATACTTGGCAGTGAGAACGGTCCTGTGTGGAAAGACTACTTTGAAGGCGGTGCAACCTGGGCCTTTGATGTTGGCTCTCAGTCTATGACATGTccaatcatcgttgaggatcttGACAGACCACGTCAGATGCTTGTGGAG ATGATTTGTGAGGATAGAGGCATCTTCTTGGAGATAGCTGATTTCATCAAAGGACTTGGGTTGACCATCCTGAGGGGTGTAATGGAAGCACGTAAAAGTAAAATCTGGGCACGCTTTACCGTTGAG GCAAACAGGGACGTAACCAGAATGGAGATCTTTCTGTCGCTTGTACGGTTATTGGAACCCAACTGTGATGGCAGCGGAGCAGCAGAGAATCCCAACAGTGTGAACATGCCTCTTGGTTTGGTTCGCCAACCTGTCATCCCGGCAACAGGTGGTATCCAGTGA
- the LOC119295431 gene encoding transcription factor LHW-like isoform X2, with the protein MAVGDALRRLCEEIGWSYAVFWKAIGAADPVHLVWEDGYCGHTPCPAGSEASQARAAELGCSAAVDSICSLVRKDMAEQVHVVGEGTVGRVAFTGSHQWIIHGTADDHGLSSEVASEMHYQFRAGIKTIAIIPVLPRGVLQLGSTGVQVMENTSFVMHAKKLCSQLNQRSSMASSASVKSTSNQSRPLHGASNIQAADNSFSQFPVIREQYRRSDSATASSSKSLNASLFEAAQQNGLTGREHIVYGKPNDMFVQQASYCDNRLGSNTQSAEISSGLVPSSLASVEQQQMLMNTIGQLEFGSGTDLARSALLKSLLYRNPFMHETSDMKLSHGRVGLPQGTAGHGSYGFLPGSAGVVSTTLCTSSQVSEQGSHSSSGMLRQKQPPVSCNVPQSSEFTMKMVHQERRSSEGALPVSSQSDVQVSNCLNGMSQENLLSRSGHMQKDQNADRANDPRVAVSTQGVKNMDGCMLPAMPSETTHSLLLQPTWDNDLFDIFGSEFHQLGHNVDANLVSSCDAKSHSLDREATEPSICLDSSSLFSSLDNDFPCSGIFSLTDTDQLLDAVISNVNPSSKQSSDDNASCKTALTDIPNISHFGLEELKQCDSSGIPSTVIKNESTQIVKQPYYFDKTEDGCLSQNNGAQKSQIRLWIENGQNMKCESASASNSKGLDTQSKSNRKRSRPGESSKARPKDRQLIQDRIKELREMVPNGAKCSIDALLEKTVKHMLFLQSVTKHADKLKDSTESKILGSENGPVWKDYFEGGATWAFDVGSQSMTCPIIVEDLDRPRQMLVEMICEDRGIFLEIADFIKGLGLTILRGVMEARKSKIWARFTVEANRDVTRMEIFLSLVRLLEPNCDGSGAAENPNSVNMPLGLVRQPVIPATGGIQ; encoded by the exons GCATTTGGTGTGGGAGGACGGCTACTGCGGCCACACGCCATGCCCCGCCGGATCTGAGGCTTCTCAAGCTCGGGCCGCTGAGCTCGGGTGTTCTGCTGCTGTTGACAGCATTTGCTCACTCGTTCGGAAGGACATGGCCGAGCAGGTTCATGTCGTTGGAGAAGG GACCGTCGGCCGTGTTGCCTTCACTGGCAGTCATCAATGGATCATCCATGGTACTGCGGATGATCACGGGCTCTCATCCGAG GTTGCTTCTGAGATGCATTATCAGTTCAGAGCTGGCATTAAG ACTATTGCGATTATTCCTGTGCTACCACGCGGCGTGCTACAATTAGGCTCTACTGGTGTG CAGGTTATGGAGAACACAAGTTTTGTGATGCATGCAAAGAAATTGTGCTCTCAGCTGAACCAGCGATCAAGTATGGCTTCATCTGCTTCAGTAAAAAGTACTTCGAATCAGTCGCGTCCTCTGCATGGTGCCTCAAACATCCAAGCTGCAGACAATTCCTTCAGTCAATTCCCAGTGATACGTGAACAATACAGACGATCTGATAGCGCAACTGCATCAAGTAGCAAATCACTAAATGCATCTTTGTTTGAGGCTGCACAACAGAATGGTCTAACTGGTAGAGAGCATATTGTCTATGGCAAGCCTAACGATATGTTTGTACAACAAGCGTCTTATTGTGATAATCGACTTGGAAGTAATACACAGAGTGCTGAAATAAGCTCTGGTTTGGTCCCATCGAGCTTGGCATCAGTGGAGCAACAGCAAATGCTGATGAACACCATTGGACAGTTAGAATTTGGTAGCGGTACAGATTTGGCACGGAGTGCACTGCTAAAATCACTTTTATACCGAAATCCTTTTATGCATGAAACTAGTGACATGAAGCTGTCACATGGAAGAGTTGGCCTACCCCAAGGGACTGCTGGTCATGGGAGTTATGGTTTCCTCCCTGGAAGTGCCGGAGTAGTCAGTACTACCTTATGTACATCAAGTCAAGTATCAGAACAAGGAAGCCATTCCAGTTCAGGAATGTTACGGCAGAAGCAACCTCCAGTTTCTTGTAATGTTCCCCAATCTTCTGAATTCACCATGAAAATGGTGCACCAAGAAAGAAGGTCATCTGAAGGTGCTCTGCCTGTATCTTCTCAATCTGATGTTCAGGTTTCTAATTGCTTGAATGGCATGTCCCAGGAGAATCTATTGAGTAGGTCAGGTCATATGCAGAAAGATCAAAATGCCGATAGAGCAAATGATCCACGTGTTGCTGTGAGCACACAAGGTGTGAAGAATATGGATGGTTGCATGCTGCCAGCTATGCCCAGTGAGACAACTCACTCTTTGCTTTTGCAGCCAACATGGGATAATGACTTGTTTGATATATTTGGTTCTGAATTTCATCAGTTGGGTCATAATGTGGATGCTAATTTGGTGTCCTCCTGTGATGCAAAATCTCATAGTTTAGACAGAGAGGCAACTGAACCCTCGATTTGTCTTGATTCTTCTTCACTCTTCAGTTCACTAGACAATGACTTTCCCTGTTCCGGGATCTTCTCACTAACTGATACTGATCAATTACTGGATGCTGTCATCTCAAATGTCAACCCCAGCAGTAAGCAGAGTTCTGATGACAATGCTTCTTGCAAGACTGCATTGACTGACATTCCAAACATTTCTCATTTTGGTTTGGAAGAGTTAAAGCAATGTGACTCCTCTGGCATTCCTTCAACGGTAATCAAGAATGAGTCCACACAGATTGTTAAACAACCATATTACTTCGATAAGACTGAAGATGGTTGTCTTTCCCAAAATAATGGAGCACAGAAATCTCAGATACGTCTTTGGATTGAGAATGGTCAGAACATGAAATGTGAAAGTGCATCAGCTTCTAACAGCAAAGGTCTTGATACACAAAGCAAGTCAAATCGAAAGAGATCTCGACCTGGAGAGAGTTCTAAGGCACGGCCAAAGGATCGGCAGCTGATACAGGATCGTATAAAGGAGCTCCGAGAAATGGTGCCTAATGGAGCTAAG TGCAGCATTGATGCTTTGTTGGAGAAGACAGTTAAGCACATGCTCTTCTTGCAAAGCGTTACAAAGCATGCAGACAAGCTCAAGGATTCTACTGAATCTAAG ATACTTGGCAGTGAGAACGGTCCTGTGTGGAAAGACTACTTTGAAGGCGGTGCAACCTGGGCCTTTGATGTTGGCTCTCAGTCTATGACATGTccaatcatcgttgaggatcttGACAGACCACGTCAGATGCTTGTGGAG ATGATTTGTGAGGATAGAGGCATCTTCTTGGAGATAGCTGATTTCATCAAAGGACTTGGGTTGACCATCCTGAGGGGTGTAATGGAAGCACGTAAAAGTAAAATCTGGGCACGCTTTACCGTTGAG GCAAACAGGGACGTAACCAGAATGGAGATCTTTCTGTCGCTTGTACGGTTATTGGAACCCAACTGTGATGGCAGCGGAGCAGCAGAGAATCCCAACAGTGTGAACATGCCTCTTGGTTTGGTTCGCCAACCTGTCATCCCGGCAACAGGTGGTATCCAGTGA
- the LOC119295431 gene encoding transcription factor LHW-like isoform X4 yields MAVGDALRRLCEEIGWSYAVFWKAIGAADPVHLVWEDGYCGHTPCPAGSEASQARAAELGCSAAVDSICSLVRKDMAEQVHVVGEGTVGRVAFTGSHQWIIHGTADDHGLSSEVASEMHYQFRAGIKTIAIIPVLPRGVLQLGSTGVVMENTSFVMHAKKLCSQLNQRSSMASSASVKSTSNQSRPLHGASNIQAADNSFSQFPVIREQYRRSDSATASSSKSLNASLFEAAQQNGLTGREHIVYGKPNDMFVQQASYCDNRLGSNTQSAEISSGLVPSSLASVEQQQMLMNTIGQLEFGSGTDLARSALLKSLLYRNPFMHETSDMKLSHGRVGLPQGTAGHGSYGFLPGSAGVVSTTLCTSSQVSEQGSHSSSGMLRQKQPPVSCNVPQSSEFTMKMVHQERRSSEGALPVSSQSDVQVSNCLNGMSQENLLSRSGHMQKDQNADRANDPRVAVSTQGVKNMDGCMLPAMPSETTHSLLLQPTWDNDLFDIFGSEFHQLGHNVDANLVSSCDAKSHSLDREATEPSICLDSSSLFSSLDNDFPCSGIFSLTDTDQLLDAVISNVNPSSKQSSDDNASCKTALTDIPNISHFGLEELKQCDSSGIPSTVIKNESTQIVKQPYYFDKTEDGCLSQNNGAQKSQIRLWIENGQNMKCESASASNSKGLDTQSKSNRKRSRPGESSKARPKDRQLIQDRIKELREMVPNGAKCSIDALLEKTVKHMLFLQSVTKHADKLKDSTESKILGSENGPVWKDYFEGGATWAFDVGSQSMTCPIIVEDLDRPRQMLVEMICEDRGIFLEIADFIKGLGLTILRGVMEARKSKIWARFTVEANRDVTRMEIFLSLVRLLEPNCDGSGAAENPNSVNMPLGLVRQPVIPATGGIQ; encoded by the exons GCATTTGGTGTGGGAGGACGGCTACTGCGGCCACACGCCATGCCCCGCCGGATCTGAGGCTTCTCAAGCTCGGGCCGCTGAGCTCGGGTGTTCTGCTGCTGTTGACAGCATTTGCTCACTCGTTCGGAAGGACATGGCCGAGCAGGTTCATGTCGTTGGAGAAGG GACCGTCGGCCGTGTTGCCTTCACTGGCAGTCATCAATGGATCATCCATGGTACTGCGGATGATCACGGGCTCTCATCCGAG GTTGCTTCTGAGATGCATTATCAGTTCAGAGCTGGCATTAAG ACTATTGCGATTATTCCTGTGCTACCACGCGGCGTGCTACAATTAGGCTCTACTGGTGTG GTTATGGAGAACACAAGTTTTGTGATGCATGCAAAGAAATTGTGCTCTCAGCTGAACCAGCGATCAAGTATGGCTTCATCTGCTTCAGTAAAAAGTACTTCGAATCAGTCGCGTCCTCTGCATGGTGCCTCAAACATCCAAGCTGCAGACAATTCCTTCAGTCAATTCCCAGTGATACGTGAACAATACAGACGATCTGATAGCGCAACTGCATCAAGTAGCAAATCACTAAATGCATCTTTGTTTGAGGCTGCACAACAGAATGGTCTAACTGGTAGAGAGCATATTGTCTATGGCAAGCCTAACGATATGTTTGTACAACAAGCGTCTTATTGTGATAATCGACTTGGAAGTAATACACAGAGTGCTGAAATAAGCTCTGGTTTGGTCCCATCGAGCTTGGCATCAGTGGAGCAACAGCAAATGCTGATGAACACCATTGGACAGTTAGAATTTGGTAGCGGTACAGATTTGGCACGGAGTGCACTGCTAAAATCACTTTTATACCGAAATCCTTTTATGCATGAAACTAGTGACATGAAGCTGTCACATGGAAGAGTTGGCCTACCCCAAGGGACTGCTGGTCATGGGAGTTATGGTTTCCTCCCTGGAAGTGCCGGAGTAGTCAGTACTACCTTATGTACATCAAGTCAAGTATCAGAACAAGGAAGCCATTCCAGTTCAGGAATGTTACGGCAGAAGCAACCTCCAGTTTCTTGTAATGTTCCCCAATCTTCTGAATTCACCATGAAAATGGTGCACCAAGAAAGAAGGTCATCTGAAGGTGCTCTGCCTGTATCTTCTCAATCTGATGTTCAGGTTTCTAATTGCTTGAATGGCATGTCCCAGGAGAATCTATTGAGTAGGTCAGGTCATATGCAGAAAGATCAAAATGCCGATAGAGCAAATGATCCACGTGTTGCTGTGAGCACACAAGGTGTGAAGAATATGGATGGTTGCATGCTGCCAGCTATGCCCAGTGAGACAACTCACTCTTTGCTTTTGCAGCCAACATGGGATAATGACTTGTTTGATATATTTGGTTCTGAATTTCATCAGTTGGGTCATAATGTGGATGCTAATTTGGTGTCCTCCTGTGATGCAAAATCTCATAGTTTAGACAGAGAGGCAACTGAACCCTCGATTTGTCTTGATTCTTCTTCACTCTTCAGTTCACTAGACAATGACTTTCCCTGTTCCGGGATCTTCTCACTAACTGATACTGATCAATTACTGGATGCTGTCATCTCAAATGTCAACCCCAGCAGTAAGCAGAGTTCTGATGACAATGCTTCTTGCAAGACTGCATTGACTGACATTCCAAACATTTCTCATTTTGGTTTGGAAGAGTTAAAGCAATGTGACTCCTCTGGCATTCCTTCAACGGTAATCAAGAATGAGTCCACACAGATTGTTAAACAACCATATTACTTCGATAAGACTGAAGATGGTTGTCTTTCCCAAAATAATGGAGCACAGAAATCTCAGATACGTCTTTGGATTGAGAATGGTCAGAACATGAAATGTGAAAGTGCATCAGCTTCTAACAGCAAAGGTCTTGATACACAAAGCAAGTCAAATCGAAAGAGATCTCGACCTGGAGAGAGTTCTAAGGCACGGCCAAAGGATCGGCAGCTGATACAGGATCGTATAAAGGAGCTCCGAGAAATGGTGCCTAATGGAGCTAAG TGCAGCATTGATGCTTTGTTGGAGAAGACAGTTAAGCACATGCTCTTCTTGCAAAGCGTTACAAAGCATGCAGACAAGCTCAAGGATTCTACTGAATCTAAG ATACTTGGCAGTGAGAACGGTCCTGTGTGGAAAGACTACTTTGAAGGCGGTGCAACCTGGGCCTTTGATGTTGGCTCTCAGTCTATGACATGTccaatcatcgttgaggatcttGACAGACCACGTCAGATGCTTGTGGAG ATGATTTGTGAGGATAGAGGCATCTTCTTGGAGATAGCTGATTTCATCAAAGGACTTGGGTTGACCATCCTGAGGGGTGTAATGGAAGCACGTAAAAGTAAAATCTGGGCACGCTTTACCGTTGAG GCAAACAGGGACGTAACCAGAATGGAGATCTTTCTGTCGCTTGTACGGTTATTGGAACCCAACTGTGATGGCAGCGGAGCAGCAGAGAATCCCAACAGTGTGAACATGCCTCTTGGTTTGGTTCGCCAACCTGTCATCCCGGCAACAGGTGGTATCCAGTGA